Part of the Pedobacter roseus genome is shown below.
CAAAATCATTACGACGTATTAATTATAGGTGCGGGCCCGATAGGGATGGCCTGTGCAATTGAAGCCCAAAAAGCAAACTTAAGCTATGTTATTATAGAAAAAGGTGCTTTGGTGAATAGCTTGTTCAACTATCCGGTATTTATGACATTCTTTTCTACTTCTCAAAAATTAGAGATAGGAGGCGTGCCTTTTGTAACCATCAGCCCCAAGCCGAACCGTAACGAAGCTGTAGAATATTATCGCCGTGTTGCCGAAAAATTCGATTTAAACATCCATCTTTTCGAAAGGGTAAAGCAAGTGGTTAAGAATGATAACAATCTTTTCGAAATCAAGACTTCAAAAACTGATTATACGGCTGGCAATGTGATTGTGGCTACGGGATTTTACGATGTACCTTTATTGATGAATGTGCCGGGTGAAGATTTGCCAAAAGTGACACATTATTACAAGGATCCACATTTATATGCCTTCCAAAATGTGGTTGTTGTTGGTGCCAATAACTCGGGCGTGGATGCCGCTTTAGAAACCTACCGCAAGGGTGCAAAGGTAACCATGGTGGTGAGGAGTGGTGAACTTGGTCCGCATGTTAAATATTGGGTTCGCCCCGATATACAGAACAGGATTAAAGAAGGTGAAGTTACTGCCCTTTTCGATTCTGAACTTGTTGAAATAAGGGAAGGTGAAGTGGATATTAAAACCCCGGAAGGGATAAAAACCATTCCAAATGATTTTGTAATTGCCATGACGGGCTATCAGCCAGATTTTTCGATGTTAAGAAAATTCGGAATCGATCTGCCCGAAACACTTTGCCCGGCCTATAACGAAGAAACCATGGAAACCAACGTAAAAGGTTTATACCTGGCTGGTGTAGTTTGCGGTGGATTAGATACCCACAAACTATTTATTGAAAACTCGAGGGTACATGCGGAGATGATCGTAAAGAATATTTTGGGCTAGTGTCTTACGAAGTTTAACCAGGGGATTATCGATCGAATAACTTCGTAAGCCTGTACTAAATTTCTGAAATCATTTTCTTCGATTTTCCCCATTTATAAGCTACGGATAACATCATGGTTACCACTGCGATCTGCAGTATGATTACAGCTTTAGATACGATTGTTAAAATAATGAAGTTTTGTTTGAATTGATCGATTTTGGGTTGTATCGACAGTGGGGGATAAACCGTCCAGC
Proteins encoded:
- a CDS encoding YpdA family putative bacillithiol disulfide reductase gives rise to the protein MSDNQNHYDVLIIGAGPIGMACAIEAQKANLSYVIIEKGALVNSLFNYPVFMTFFSTSQKLEIGGVPFVTISPKPNRNEAVEYYRRVAEKFDLNIHLFERVKQVVKNDNNLFEIKTSKTDYTAGNVIVATGFYDVPLLMNVPGEDLPKVTHYYKDPHLYAFQNVVVVGANNSGVDAALETYRKGAKVTMVVRSGELGPHVKYWVRPDIQNRIKEGEVTALFDSELVEIREGEVDIKTPEGIKTIPNDFVIAMTGYQPDFSMLRKFGIDLPETLCPAYNEETMETNVKGLYLAGVVCGGLDTHKLFIENSRVHAEMIVKNILG